In Pseudodesulfovibrio sp. S3, one DNA window encodes the following:
- the cutA gene encoding divalent-cation tolerance protein CutA, translated as MSVSCIYITCKTPQEADNIGTVLVERRLAACVNILDGMKSVYWWQGKMERAEEAVLIAKTRTELVDDLIEAVKAMHGYEVPCIVALPVEGGNRDFLDWVQKETVPS; from the coding sequence ATGTCCGTATCGTGCATCTATATAACCTGTAAAACGCCGCAGGAAGCAGATAATATCGGAACCGTTCTTGTGGAGCGTCGGCTGGCCGCCTGCGTGAACATTCTGGACGGCATGAAATCCGTTTATTGGTGGCAGGGCAAAATGGAGCGCGCAGAGGAAGCCGTGCTTATCGCCAAGACGCGCACCGAATTGGTGGACGATTTGATCGAGGCGGTCAAGGCGATGCACGGCTACGAGGTGCCGTGCATCGTGGCGCTTCCGGTGGAGGGCGGGAACCGGGACTTTCTGGATTGGGTGCAAAAGGAAACCGTCCCGTCATGA
- a CDS encoding carbohydrate kinase family protein → MQIYISGSLAFDRIMTFPDKFSNHILPDKIHILNVSFLVDGLVERFGGTAGNIAYNLSLLGEKSTILSQVGKDFGPYDERLQQCGISVDGIRTIEQEFTAGCYITTDLSDNQINGFNPGAMKYPCQYDMTRIDPSEALGIIAPGNLNDMVDLPKYYRDNGIPYIFDPGQQIPALSGEQLKEAIAGAEILVVNDYELEMVMKSTEMSKDEIVDSVAYLITTLGEKGAEICSSAEEVSIGVVPAKAVVDPTGAGDAFRAGMLKGLAMGKTVVEACKLGATCATYAVEHKGTQEHVFTLKEFTERYEATFGPLEA, encoded by the coding sequence ATGCAGATCTACATTTCCGGTTCTCTGGCATTTGACCGTATCATGACTTTCCCTGACAAATTTTCCAATCATATCCTTCCCGATAAAATTCATATTCTCAACGTTTCTTTTCTGGTTGACGGATTGGTAGAGCGTTTCGGCGGCACAGCCGGAAACATTGCCTACAACCTGTCCCTTCTTGGCGAAAAATCCACCATTCTGAGCCAGGTCGGCAAGGACTTCGGGCCTTACGACGAACGGTTGCAGCAGTGCGGCATCTCCGTTGACGGCATCCGCACCATTGAGCAGGAATTCACGGCGGGTTGTTATATCACGACTGATTTGTCCGACAACCAGATCAATGGATTCAATCCCGGAGCCATGAAGTACCCCTGTCAGTATGACATGACCCGGATTGATCCTTCCGAGGCCCTTGGCATTATTGCACCGGGCAATTTAAATGATATGGTCGATCTTCCGAAGTATTATCGAGACAATGGCATCCCTTACATTTTCGATCCGGGTCAGCAGATTCCCGCCTTGTCCGGTGAACAGCTCAAAGAAGCCATTGCCGGTGCCGAAATCCTGGTCGTCAATGACTACGAGCTTGAGATGGTCATGAAGTCCACGGAGATGTCCAAGGACGAGATTGTCGATTCCGTGGCGTACCTTATCACCACGTTGGGTGAGAAGGGGGCTGAGATTTGCAGCAGCGCGGAAGAGGTCTCCATCGGCGTGGTTCCGGCCAAAGCTGTCGTTGACCCAACTGGGGCGGGCGATGCTTTCCGTGCTGGAATGCTCAAGGGTTTAGCCATGGGCAAGACTGTGGTTGAAGCCTGCAAGCTCGGCGCAACGTGCGCTACCTACGCCGTTGAGCACAAGGGCACTCAGGAGCATGTTTTTACCTTGAAAGAATTTACCGAGCGGTATGAAGCTACCTTCGGTCCTTTGGAGGCATGA
- the miaB gene encoding tRNA (N6-isopentenyl adenosine(37)-C2)-methylthiotransferase MiaB, translated as MRFHIITFGCQMNVHDSQWLTRALESRGWVEAGEDDAQVYILNTCSVRDKPEQKVYSELGRIAAHLKRDENVFAAVGGCVAQQVGEGFFDRFKFIKLVFGSDGIAGAPNALERIAQGKDERMALLDFVSIYEEREQPEEQRVSIPETRQAFVNIMQGCDNFCSYCIVPYTRGRQKSRAPEAILAECRMLVESGVREINLLGQNVNSFGMDKGGVGVSFAHLLTMVSSIDGLDRLRFTTSHPKDIASEVISAFGELENLCPSLHLPMQAGSDHVLKAMRRKYDMKRYLSIVDGLRAVRPDIVLTTDLIVGFPGETEEDFQQTLDMVERVGFESSFSFKYSDRPGVAAVNMEPKVSEVEAAERLMRLQTLQNSITRKCLKNLVDVRTDVFVEGLSRMQEGEYTFWKGRDPSGRIVNVAMEQAEGLTGMMIPVKIVEAKKHSLMGERMGELW; from the coding sequence ATGAGATTTCATATCATCACCTTCGGGTGCCAGATGAATGTCCACGATTCGCAGTGGTTGACCCGTGCCCTGGAAAGCAGGGGGTGGGTTGAGGCCGGAGAGGATGACGCTCAGGTGTATATCCTCAACACATGCAGTGTCCGTGATAAGCCGGAGCAAAAGGTCTATAGTGAACTCGGTCGCATTGCCGCGCACCTGAAGCGGGATGAGAACGTGTTTGCGGCTGTGGGCGGCTGCGTGGCCCAGCAAGTGGGCGAGGGGTTCTTCGACAGATTCAAATTCATCAAGCTGGTCTTCGGTTCTGACGGGATTGCCGGGGCACCCAATGCCTTGGAGCGCATAGCTCAAGGCAAGGATGAGCGCATGGCCCTGTTGGATTTCGTTTCCATCTACGAGGAACGAGAGCAGCCCGAGGAACAACGGGTCTCCATACCGGAGACACGGCAGGCCTTTGTCAACATCATGCAGGGGTGTGATAATTTCTGTTCCTATTGTATTGTTCCGTACACTCGTGGACGTCAGAAATCCAGGGCTCCGGAAGCCATTCTGGCCGAATGCCGGATGCTGGTGGAAAGCGGCGTTCGGGAGATCAACCTCCTCGGCCAGAACGTCAACAGCTTCGGTATGGACAAGGGCGGCGTGGGCGTTAGTTTTGCCCATCTCCTGACTATGGTGTCCTCCATTGACGGTCTGGATCGGCTTCGCTTCACCACGTCCCATCCCAAGGACATTGCCTCGGAAGTCATTTCGGCATTTGGCGAGCTGGAGAACCTGTGCCCGTCTCTGCACCTGCCCATGCAGGCCGGGTCGGATCATGTCCTCAAGGCTATGCGTAGAAAATATGATATGAAGCGGTATCTATCCATTGTGGACGGGTTGCGCGCAGTCAGGCCGGATATTGTTTTGACCACGGATCTGATCGTCGGATTTCCCGGAGAAACCGAAGAGGATTTTCAGCAGACACTCGACATGGTTGAACGAGTTGGGTTCGAGTCCAGCTTTTCCTTCAAGTATTCCGATCGCCCGGGAGTGGCGGCCGTGAATATGGAGCCGAAGGTGTCAGAGGTGGAAGCGGCGGAGCGATTGATGCGCTTGCAGACCCTGCAAAATAGTATTACTAGAAAATGTCTAAAGAACTTGGTGGATGTACGGACTGATGTATTTGTCGAAGGGTTGAGTCGTATGCAGGAGGGTGAATATACCTTTTGGAAAGGGCGCGACCCTTCGGGGCGGATTGTCAACGTTGCCATGGAGCAGGCTGAAGGTCTGACGGGCATGATGATCCCGGTAAAGATCGTGGAGGCTAAAAAGCATTCCCTTATGGGAGAGAGGATGGGCGAACTGTGGTAA
- a CDS encoding bifunctional nuclease family protein, giving the protein MVKVEIFGLALDETGKSPIIVLKDESDTMVLPIWIGAMEAMAISIAINKVPFPRPMTHDLLLNTLTALGGTINRVEVTDIENGTFFAEIVVTTDKETKRIDSRPSDAIALAVRAECPIWVGESVMDEAGAPFPEHSETVIRTEDSDKWMEELDKLSEEDTKYKM; this is encoded by the coding sequence GTGGTAAAGGTCGAGATATTCGGGTTGGCGCTGGATGAAACCGGTAAGTCGCCTATCATAGTCCTCAAGGATGAATCCGACACCATGGTCCTGCCTATCTGGATTGGAGCCATGGAGGCTATGGCCATTTCCATTGCCATCAACAAGGTTCCCTTTCCTCGGCCCATGACCCACGATCTGCTTCTCAACACCCTCACCGCCCTGGGCGGCACCATCAATCGTGTAGAGGTGACCGATATCGAGAACGGGACGTTTTTTGCCGAGATCGTGGTTACCACCGACAAGGAAACCAAAAGGATCGACAGCCGTCCTTCGGACGCTATTGCTTTGGCAGTGCGCGCCGAATGCCCCATCTGGGTGGGCGAGTCGGTCATGGATGAGGCCGGAGCACCGTTCCCAGAACACAGCGAGACGGTCATCAGGACCGAGGATTCCGACAAGTGGATGGAAGAGTTGGATAAGCTCTCGGAAGAAGACACCAAATACAAGATGTAG